One genomic window of Streptomyces sp. WP-1 includes the following:
- a CDS encoding DUF4193 domain-containing protein — translation MATDYDTPRKTDDDVDSDSLEELKARRNDKTTSAVDVDEFEAAEGLELPGADLSNEELAVRVLPKQQDEFTCMSCFLVHHRSQLAREKNGQPICRDCD, via the coding sequence ATGGCAACCGACTACGACACTCCACGCAAGACAGACGATGACGTCGACTCGGACAGCTTGGAAGAGCTGAAGGCCCGGCGGAACGACAAGACCACCTCCGCGGTGGACGTCGACGAGTTCGAGGCCGCCGAGGGCCTGGAACTGCCCGGAGCGGACCTCTCGAACGAGGAGCTGGCCGTCCGGGTCCTGCCGAAGCAGCAGGACGAGTTCACCTGCATGAGCTGCTTCCTGGTCCACCACCGCAGCCAGCTGGCCCGCGAGAAGAACGGTCAGCCGATCTGCCGCGACTGCGACTGA
- a CDS encoding HAMP domain-containing sensor histidine kinase: MAATPTHPQAPPKPTWDPRRPEPPFPWLRPTIRIRLTLLYGGMFLIAGILLLSIIYLLAAQAISTGNQPLFKIVSFQELKVSSDNCPAINTTSLPLADFNNTISQCVDHQRQVALDNLLSRSLLALLGLAVIAFAFGYAMAGRVLSPLGRITRTARAVAGSDLSRRIELDGPDDELKELADTFDEMLERLQRAFTAQQRFVGNASHELRTPLAINRTLLEVHLSDPGAPVELQQLGKTLLATNERSEQLVEGLLLLARSDNQIVERKPVDLAEVAGQAIDQVRSEAEAKGVEIRGERAPAVVQGNGVLLERIALNLVQNAVRYNVAEAGWVEVDTEVQHGQAVLTVSNTGPVVPAYEIDNLFEPFRRLRTERTGSDKGVGLGLSIVRSVARAHGGHIAARPREGGGLVMRVTLPL; this comes from the coding sequence ATGGCCGCGACCCCCACGCACCCGCAGGCACCCCCGAAGCCCACCTGGGACCCCCGGCGCCCCGAGCCGCCCTTCCCGTGGCTGCGGCCCACGATCCGTATACGGCTCACGCTGCTGTACGGCGGCATGTTCCTGATCGCCGGCATCCTGCTGCTGTCGATCATCTACCTGCTCGCCGCGCAGGCCATCAGCACCGGCAACCAGCCGCTGTTCAAGATCGTCAGCTTCCAGGAGCTGAAGGTCTCCAGCGACAACTGCCCCGCGATCAACACCACCAGCCTGCCGCTGGCGGACTTCAACAACACGATCAGCCAGTGCGTGGACCACCAGCGCCAGGTCGCCCTGGACAACCTGCTCAGCCGCTCGCTGCTGGCCCTGCTGGGCCTCGCCGTGATCGCCTTCGCGTTCGGTTACGCGATGGCCGGCCGGGTGCTCTCCCCGCTCGGCCGGATCACCCGCACCGCCCGCGCGGTGGCCGGCTCCGACCTGTCCCGCCGGATCGAGCTGGACGGCCCGGACGACGAGCTCAAGGAGCTGGCGGACACCTTCGACGAGATGCTGGAGCGCCTTCAGCGGGCCTTCACCGCCCAGCAGCGCTTCGTCGGCAACGCCTCGCACGAACTGCGCACCCCGCTCGCGATCAACCGCACCCTCCTGGAGGTCCACCTCTCCGACCCGGGCGCGCCGGTGGAGCTCCAGCAGCTCGGCAAGACGCTGCTGGCCACCAACGAGCGCAGCGAGCAGCTGGTCGAGGGCCTGCTGCTGCTCGCCCGCAGCGACAACCAGATCGTGGAGCGCAAACCGGTCGACCTGGCCGAGGTGGCCGGCCAGGCCATCGACCAGGTGCGCTCCGAGGCGGAGGCCAAGGGCGTCGAGATCCGCGGCGAGCGCGCCCCGGCCGTGGTGCAGGGCAACGGCGTGCTCCTGGAGCGCATCGCGCTGAACCTCGTACAGAACGCCGTGCGGTACAACGTGGCGGAGGCGGGCTGGGTCGAGGTGGACACCGAGGTCCAGCACGGCCAGGCGGTGCTCACCGTCTCGAACACCGGTCCGGTGGTGCCGGCGTACGAGATCGACAACCTCTTCGAGCCCTTCAGGCGGCTGCGCACCGAGCGCACGGGCAGCGACAAGGGCGTCGGCCTCGGCCTGTCCATCGTGCGATCCGTGGCCCGGGCGCACGGCGGGCACATCGCGGCGCGACCCCGCGAGGGCGGTGGCCTCGTGATGCGTGTGACACTTCCGCTGTGA